A genomic region of Fusarium oxysporum Fo47 chromosome VI, complete sequence contains the following coding sequences:
- a CDS encoding thioesterase-like superfamily-domain-containing protein produces the protein MTVIEDNVRPTLLRPPEHDESKSLIENVLDVTEIKVLGPDIFTNTQPQWHPPGARGIYGGAVIAQCLAAAQKTVPETFLVHSCHCYFLLAGNSEIPILYHVERVRDGRSYSTRTVQARQKGACIFTTTISFVRETPPEKKRREVSHAASLPKDVSPPADDWDGEPEWARTGPFQSHRIEVLGAQDPNCKPQDRKSRQWMRSRQKISAGGGHQAHLNALAYMSDSYFIGTVSRLHGLWRFPFSPEEVPSLDEKTQEQVKSLCEFEGMGSSVEDWKGRAQVGMLVSLDHSIYFHEPMAVKADEWMFTEMESPWAGDGRGVVTQKIFGKDGALLATCFQEGVVRLKQDGGEKGAKL, from the exons ATGACAGTCATTGAGGATAACGTTAGACCGACTCTACTACGACCGCCAGAGCACGATGAGAGCAAGTCTCTGATTGAGAATGTATTGGACGTCACAGAGATCAAGGTTCTGGGCCCT GATATCTTTACAAACACGCAACCTCAATGGCATCCTCCTGGTGCTCGTGGTATCTATGGAGGTGCTGTCATCGCGCAATGTCTTGCTGCCGCGCAAAAGACAGTTCCAGAGACGTTCCTAGTCCACTCATGCCACTGCTACTTCCTCCTCGCGGGCAACTCTGAGATACCCATTCTCTACCATGTTGAGCGTGTACGCGACGGACGCTCGTACTCGACACGCACGGTCCAAGCGCGGCAAAAGGGCGCGTGCATCTTTACCACCACCATCAGTTTCGTGCGTGAGACACCTCCTGAGAAGAAGCGACGGGAGGTCAGCCATGCGGCAAGCCTGCCAAAGGATGTGAGCCCACCGGCAGATGACTGGGATGGTGAGCCAGAGTGGGCAAGGACTGGACCGTTTCAGAGCCACAGAATTGAAGTATTGGGCGCCCAGGACCCAAACTGCAAGCCACAGGACCGCAAGAGCAGACAGTGGATGCGCTCGCGACAAAAGATCTCAGCTGGAGGTGGCCACCAAGCACATCTCAACGCCTTGGCCTACATGTCAGACAGCTACTTCATCGGCACAGTCTCCCGCCTCCACGGACTCTGGCGCTTCCCATTCTCGCCAGAAGAGGTACCCTCgctggatgagaagaccCAAGAGCAGGTCAAGAGCCTGTGCGAATTTGAGGGCATGGGCAGTAGCGTGGAGGACTGGAAGGGGCGGGCACAGGTGGGAATGCTCGTGAGTCTGGATCACAGCATCTACTTCCACGAGCCAATGGCAGTCAAGGCGGATGAGTGGATGTTTACGGAGATGGAGAGTCCGTGGGCGGGAGATGGCAGGGGTGTTGTTACACAGAAGATATTTGGTAAGGATGGGGCGTTGCTGGCGACGTGTTTCCAAGAG GGCGTCGTTCGACTCAAGCAAGATGGTGGAGAGAAGGGTGCGAAGCTGTGA
- a CDS encoding aspartic peptidase domain-containing protein: MRTFTFLTSLAIGVSAGTVSAPIVKQRFHHESSLHKRDTLSLAALNNITGGGYYAEFQVGTPGQNISFQLDTGSSDTWLNSDETDLCNSRAKQEAIGPCMTTFKPDKSRTYELVDRDGFDITYLDTRSISGDYFNDTVTIDGKSIKQQRLGLASESVRPTGLMGLGFSANVVANGTYPTIVENMVSQGLIDRAAFSLWLNDLSAEQGTILFGGLDTKKFVGKLATLPLLPDPSTLNLTHFTVAFEGFEVKTPKGQEIKVDSLNKDTTAILDSGATVCLLPEAQVEPIYKAFNVLSVEDVAIPFVDCAYGKDKGKGVSFDFKFDGKTISVPMSEMVINAFPDKQEIFDDPQVSSYFNDWDSVCMFGISPVSQYGLTGGVTLLGDTFLRSAYVVYDLANEQLGIAEANHNTDESNIVELKEKDTKFPDVAGVEGTSSSEEDDNAAGHVSPASMVTLIVAAGIALTLL; the protein is encoded by the exons ATGCGAACCTTTACGTTTCTGACGTCTCTCGCCATTGGAGTTTCTGCTGGCACTGTCTCTGCTCCAATCGTAAAGCAAAGATTCCATCATGAATCGTCTCTTCACAAACGCGACACTCTCAGTCTCGCTGCTCTGAATAATATCACAGGGGGTGGATATTACGCTGAGTTTCAAGTCGGTACCCCAGGTCAAAACATCAGCTTTCAGCTTGACACTGGAAGCAGTGATACTTGGCTCAACTCAGATGAGACCGATCTCTGCAATAGTAGAGCCAAGCAAGAGGCTATTGGCCCTTGTATGACTACAT TTAAACCTGACAAGAGTCGTACCTATGAATTGGTCGACCGTGATGGATTCGACATCACCTATCTTGATACGCGCTCCATTAGTGGTGATTACTTCAACGATACTGTCACCATCGATGGAAAAAGCATCAAGCAGCAGAGACTAGGTCTCGCTTCGGAATCTGTTCGTCCAACGGGCCTGatgggcttgggcttctctGCAAATGTCGTCGCAAACGGGACATACCCAACCATTGTCGAGAATATGGTGTCTCAGGGCCTGATCGACCGAGCTGCCTTCAGTCTCTGGCTG AACGACCTCAGTGCCGAGCAAGGAACTATCCTCTTCGGCGGTCTCGACACTAAAAAGTTCGTCGGCAAGCTTGCAACTCTGCCCTTGTTGCCTGACCCTTCTACTCTCAACCTCACTCACTTCACCGTCGCCTTTGAAGGCTTCGAGGTCAAGACACCAAAGGGCCAGGAGATCAAGGTAGACAGTCTCAATAAAGACACCACCGCCATTCTCGACTCTGGTGCCACCGTCTGCCTCTTGCCCGAAGCTCAAGTAGAGCCCATCTACAAGGCCTTCAACGTCCTGAGCGTGGAGGATGTCGCCATCCCCTTTGTAGACTGCGCCTATGGCAAAGACAAGGGTAAGGGCGTTAGCTTTGACTTCAAGTTTGACGGAAAGACAATCTCTGTTCCCATGAGCGAGATGGTCATCAATGCCTTCCCCGACAAGCAGGAGATCTTTGACGATCCTCAAGTCTCTTCCTACTTCAATGATTGGGACAGCGTTTGTATGTTTGGAATCAGCCCTGTCAGTCAGTATGGTCTCACTGGGGGCGTCACGCTTCTTGGAGACACATTCCTGCGTTCTGCCTACGTTGTTTATGACTTGGCAAATGAACAGCTGGGCATCGCTGAGGCGAACCACAATACCGACGAGTCAAACATCGTTGaactcaaggagaaggacacCAAATTCCCGGATGtcgctggtgttgaag GCACCTCCAGTTCTGAAGAGGACGACAATGCTGCCGGTCATGTGTCTCCTGCTTCCATGGTGACACTCATCGTGGCTGCGGGTATTGCATTGACTCTCCTGTAA
- a CDS encoding Molybdopterin biosynthesis MoaE — translation MATQEKVQDLWELSEQDCYVALTHDHLNAQAIMDRVRSPSAGAIVLFAGTTRDNFAGKPVKELQYTAYHPRALKSMMAIAKDVRDKHGLRGVAMIHRLGPVPIAEESILIAVSSPHRQAAWRAGEEALEECKSKVEVWKREEFEGEEGIWRANRDGAIGQREES, via the exons ATGGCAACTCAAGAAAAGGTTCAAGATCTTTGGGAACTATCAGAACAAGACTGCTATGTCGCTCTGACTCACGATCATCTCAATGCCCAGGCCATCATGGACCGGGTGCGCAGCCCCTCAGCTGGCGCAATCGTGCTATTTGCGG GCACTACCCGCGATAACTTCGCAGGAAAGCCAGTGAAGGAGCTACAATATACAGCTTATCACCCCAGAGCTCTCAAATCCATGATGGCTATTGCAAAGGACGTTCGCGATAAGCATGGTCTCCGCGGGGTAGCCATGATCCATCGCCTCGGACCTGTACCTATCGCAGAAGAGAGCATCTTAATCGCCGtctcatctcctcatcgaCAAGCGGCGTGGCGAGCTGGTGAAGAGGCATTGGAAGAGTGTAAATCCAAAGTTGAGGTTTGGAAACGTGAGGAGTTTGAAGGTGAGGAGGGGATATGGAGAGCAAACCGAGACGGAGCTATCGGACAGCGTGAAGAAAGCTGA
- a CDS encoding Oxysterol-binding protein-domain-containing protein, with amino-acid sequence MSDAGDGTHKRSKSAAALSLLRRNNTRDEESGSEDGRLRRTPSSSNPINPMAHQQTPRSHGAKQSISSTGLSPTASQSKSQQFPSSPSAEKSTASLEQSVRKFRFVEALRSGDTSSISRAIRETAENAPRASISSVGASATSALDDTTILHLAIQCAEFPVIEYVLSEGQGSIDVNARDKDGNTPLHLAAIQGRTTVVKLLLEQKDINDAIANAQGKLPLDVARNPEIFQLLQLSRSLFAEAKVKQVQELIARGNYGALAGVLEEHRVKTVLDINSPEFASEPFTVQTGGTLLHEAARKKNTNLIQVLLLHGADPFRRDRKGKLPQSVTNDDATKAILKKSPAAVAAQRGIQEKAVLGQAASQGTAGSASSDPLAGREAREMKGYLKKWTNYRKGYQLRWFVLEDGVLSYYKHQDDAGSACRGAINMRIAKLHMSPDEKTKFEIHGKSSVKYTLKANHEVEAKRWFWALNNSIQWSKDQAKEEEKRAARGAELLRQAKADPSTLSLQDSHSENTSVTDLRRNSSQLPSRSLSKISSVDQRPNHASPGTTGSFEEDEFVDVETDAGTSRAPRNGAPTHNDMDDDDDYGDDMSIHEEPTATKDALNITAQSAKLQLETMSHVHQALLNELNQNPNTPLSDNSVTQALGTYDAAIRSLSTLVADLLRISKDRDAYWQYRLDREANMRRMWEESMAQVAREQEVLEARVGEAEKRRKATKRALREVIESGIPVGVEEAMPRIEDTIAEKELSDDREKEDEEGKFEDAATKLSPVPPKSPTMKSVRRKPTIIVDLSESESEEEDEFFDAVDAGQVEVSELPAEEVKPKSQDIVVSGGLDISSSFKGYENGIRTRLKMDADDRPKISLWGILKSMIGKDMTKMTLPVSFNEPTSLLYRAGEDMEYADLLDLAADRADSIERLIYVAAFAASEYASTIGRVAKPFNPLLGETFEYVRPDKNYRFFIEQVSHHPPVGAAYAESPKWSYWGESAVKSKFYGKSFDINPLGTWFLKLRPTAGGKEELYTWKKVTSSVIGIITGNPTVDNYGVMEIKNWTTGEVAHVEFKPRGWKASSAYQVSGKVTDATGKVRVSLGGRWNSKLYARLTPGYEAAVDEPKESGGDMAHGGLTDPNRAYLIWKANERPTGIPFNLTPFVLTFNHIDDKLRPWLPPTDSRLRPDQRAMEDGEYDFAADEKNRLENAQRARRRLREERGEEFVPAWFRKARCEITGEEYWQFTGKYWERREKAGPNGDPQVAWEGLEPIYEDHVDEDTIR; translated from the exons ATGTCTGACGCCGGTGACGG CACCCACAAGCGGTCCAAATCCGCCGCCGCTCTCTCTCTTTTGCGGCGCAACAATACTCGCGACGAAGAGTCCGGTTCCGAAGACGGGAGGCTTCGGAGAActccctcatcctcaaacCCAATCAACCCCATGGCGCACCAGCAGACCCCACGAAGCCACGGGGCCAAGCAGTCCATCTCCTCGACTGGCCTCTCGCCTACAGCTTCTCAATCAAAGTCCCAGCAATTCCCCTCATCGCCCTCTGCCGAGAAAAGCACTGCAAGCCTCGAGCAGTCCGTTCGAAAGTTCAGGTTCGTCGAGGCCCTCCGAAGCGGCGACACCTCATCCATTTCCCGTGCCATTCGCGAGACAGCTGAGAATGCCCCCCGGGCGAGCATCTCATCAGTAGGCGCTTCTGCCACAAGCGCTCTCGACGATACCACAATCCTTCACCTAGCGATCCAGTGTGCCGAATTTCCTGTCATTGAATACGTTCTGTCTGAGGGACAGGGATCGATCGATGTGAATGCCCGCGACAAGGATGGCAACACCCCGCTTCACCTGGCTGCAATCCAGGGCCGCACCACAGTCGTGaagcttctcctcgagcAAAAGGACATCAACGATGCTATTGCCAACGCCCAAGGCAAACTGCCACTCGACGTCGCACGAAACCCCGAAATCTTCCAGCTGCTGCAGCTCTCACGATCGCTTTTCGCCGAGGCCAAGGTCAAGCAAGTCCAAGAACTGATTGCGCGGGGCAATTATGGCGCACTTGCTGGTGTTCTCGAGGAGCACCGAGTCAAGACCGTTCTCGACATCAACAGCCCCGAATTCGCATCCGAACCATTTACAGTCCAGACTGGAGGCACTTTGCTTCACGAAGCTGcaagaaagaaaaacacCAACCTCATCCAGGTCCTGCTTCTGCATGGTGCCGACCCCTTCCGTCGCGATCGGAAGGGCAAGCTGCCTCAGTCCGTCACAAACGACGATGCTACAAAGGCCATCCTCAAAAAATCTCCAGCAGCTGTGGCTGCCCAGCGTGGAATCCAGGAGAAAGCTGTGCTGGGGCAGGCCGCTTCACAGGGTACGGCAGGTTCTGCATCCAGTGATCCTCTAGCCGGCCGAGAGGCTCGTGAGATGAAGGGCTATCTCAAGAAATGGACCAACTACAGGAAGGGCTACCAACTGCGATGGTTCGTGCTTGAGGACGGCGTTCTCAGCTACTACAAGCACCAAGACGATGCAGGCTCCGCATGCCGTGGTGCCATAAACATGCGTATCGCGAAACTCCATATGAGTCCTGATGAAAAGACGAAATTCGAAATTCATGGCAAATCCTCTGTCAAATATACCCTTAAAGCGAACCATGAGGTTGAGGCCAAGCGATGGTTCTGGGCTCTCAATAACTCGATCCAGTGGTCCAAGGACCAGGCtaaggaggaagagaagcggGCAGCTCGAGGCGCGGAGCTCTTGAGGCAGGCTAAAGCTGACCCAAGTACACTTTCTCTCCAGGACTCTCACAGCGAGAACACCAGCGTCACAGATCTACGCAGGAATAGCTCTCAACTTCCAAGCAGATCTCTGTCCAAGATATCTTCTGTTGACCAAAGACCAAACCATGCTAGCCCTGGTACAACTGGTAGctttgaggaagatgaatttgttgatgttgagactgATGCAGGCACCTCACGGGCACCCAGGAATGGAGCGCCAACGCATAACGATAtggatgacgacgacgattATGGCGACGATATGAGTATTCATGAAGAACCCACAGCTACTAAGGATGCACTCAACATTACTGCTCAATCAGCTAAGCTCCAGCTCGAAACAATGTCTCACGTTCACCAAGCCCTTCTCAACGAGCTAAACCAGAACCCGAACACACCTCTCTCTGACAACAGCGTGACGCAGGCTCTGGGAACATACGATGCCGCCATTCGAAGCTTATCAACTCTGGTGGCCGACTTACTGCGCATTTCCAAGGACCGTGACGCCTACTGGCAATACCGCCTTGACCGCGAGGCTAATATGAGACGTATGTGGGAGGAAAGCATGGCGCAAGTGGCCCGTGAGCAAGAGGTTCTGGAGGCTCGCGTTGGAGAGGCAGAGAAGAGACGCAAGGCCACAAAGAGGGCTCTAAGAGAGGTGATCGAAAGTGGGATACCCGTCGGTGTAGAAGAGGCCATGCCCCGTATCGAGGACACAATTGCCGAGAAGGAATTGAGCGACGACagagagaaggaggatgaagaaggaaagttCGAAGATGCGGCCACCAAACTGTCGCCAGTGCCGCCTAAATCGCCCACGATGAAGAGCGTCCGAAGGAAACCCACAATCATCGTGGATTTGTCCGAGAGTGAAtccgaagaagaggacgagtTCTTCGACGCTGTGGATGCTGGCCAGGTTGAGGTATCTGAACTGCCCGCGGAGGAGGTCAAGCCAAAGTCTCAGGATATTGTCGTTTCTGGTGGTCTAGATATCAGCTCCTCTTTCAAGGGCTACGAGAATGGCATTCGAACGAGGCTCAAGATGGACGCCGATGACCGTCCTAAGATTTCTCTTTGG GGTATTCTGAAGTCGATGATTGGCAAGGATATGACCAAGATGACTCTGCCTGTTTCTTTCAACGAGCCAACTTCACTCCTCTACCGTGCTGGAGAGGATATGGAGTATGCCGATTTGCTTGACCTGGCTGCTGACAGAGCCGACTCGATCGAACGACTTATCTACGTGGCTGCTTTTGCTGCTAGTGAGTACGCTTCAACTATCGGTCGTGTGGCCAAGCCTTTCAACCCCCTGTTGGGAGAGACCTTTGAGTATGTGCGGCCCGACAAGAACTACCGCTTCTTTATCGAGCAAGTCAGTCATCACCCTCCAGTCGGCGCTGCGTACGCAGAGTCACCCAAGTGGTCTTATTGGGGTGAATCGGCTGTGAAGTCGAAGTTCTATGGTAAATCCTTCGACATCAACCCGCTGGGTACATGGTTCCTCAAGCTTCGGCCCACCGCTGGAGGAAAGGAGGAGCTTTACACATGGAAGAAGGTTACCTCGTCTGTCATTGGTATCATCACcggaaacccaaccgtcgACAACTATGGTGTCATGGAGATCAAGAACTGGACAACGGGCGAGGTGGCTCACGTTGAGTTCAAACCACGTGGCTGGAAGGCATCGAGCGCATATCAAGTATCTGGAAAGGTTACTGATGCAACTGGAAAGGTTCGCGTCAGTCTTGGTGGTCGCTGGAACTCCAAGCTGTACGCTCGCCTAACCCCAGGCTACGAAGCAGCCGTGGATGAACCTAAGGAGAGTGGCGGTGACATGGCCCACGGTGGTCTTACAGACCCCAACCGTGCGTATCTCATCTGGAAGGCCAACGAGCGACCAACTGGCATTCCTTTCAACTTGACGCCATTCGTCTTGACTTTCAACCATATCGATGACAAGCTCCGACCATGGCTTCCACCTACTGACTCTCGCCTTCGACCTGATCAGCGGGCTATGGAGGATGGAGAGTACGattttgctgctgatgagaagaatcGTCTGGAGAATGCTCAACGAGCGCGCCGGCGTCTCCGAGAAGAGCGTGGCGAGGAGTTTGTGCCAGCGTGGTTCCGAAAGGCGCGCTGCGAGATCACAGGAGAGGAGTATTGGCAATTCACTGGCAAGTACTGGGAGCGACGCGAGAAGGCCGGTCCAAACGGTGATCCCCAAGTTGCGTGGGAGGGGTTGGAACCAATCTATGAAGACCATGTGGATGAGGATACGATTCGGTGA